A genomic stretch from Hymenobacter psoromatis includes:
- a CDS encoding fatty acid desaturase, with protein MKVLTPTTDPVYTPPAAPSSLDKWLIRYLQDPRDLPFAHLILKITATMLPLAVLLFVPALRGAWWWATFGLLFFFSNARYKGPFGLMLHCTSHRVLFKKKHGWLNNYIPWVLGPLFGQTPESYFVHHMGMHHPENNLPDDQSSTMFYQRDSLGGFLRYLGDFMFLGVAKLAGYFKVRNKPTLRYRLLRGEILYVGLTVALAFVNLPATLAVFVVPFVLSRVIMMLGNWAQHAFIDAETPENCYRNSVTCINTTYNHKCWNDGYHISHHLKPALHWTDHPHHFRQNLAQYAENEAIVFDGIHFLHIFFYLMAKRYDLLARHFVLLDGTQRTETQVTDLLRSRTQRISRAVLVPQLA; from the coding sequence ATGAAAGTTCTGACTCCTACTACCGACCCGGTTTATACCCCGCCGGCCGCCCCTTCCAGCCTGGACAAGTGGCTGATTCGCTACTTGCAAGACCCGCGTGACCTGCCGTTTGCGCACCTCATACTGAAAATAACGGCCACCATGCTGCCGCTGGCGGTGCTGCTGTTTGTGCCGGCGTTGCGCGGGGCGTGGTGGTGGGCCACGTTCGGGCTGTTATTCTTTTTTAGCAATGCCCGCTACAAAGGGCCGTTTGGTCTGATGCTGCACTGCACCAGCCACCGGGTGCTGTTTAAGAAGAAGCACGGCTGGCTAAACAACTATATTCCGTGGGTGCTGGGGCCGCTGTTTGGCCAAACGCCGGAGTCGTACTTCGTGCACCACATGGGTATGCACCACCCCGAAAACAACCTGCCCGATGACCAAAGCTCCACCATGTTTTACCAGCGCGACTCGCTGGGCGGGTTTCTGCGCTACCTCGGCGACTTTATGTTTCTGGGCGTGGCCAAGCTGGCGGGCTACTTCAAGGTTCGCAACAAGCCTACCCTGCGCTACCGCCTGCTGCGCGGCGAAATTCTATATGTGGGCCTGACGGTGGCGCTGGCCTTCGTGAACCTGCCGGCCACGCTGGCCGTGTTCGTGGTGCCGTTCGTGCTCTCGCGGGTCATTATGATGCTCGGCAACTGGGCGCAGCACGCGTTTATTGATGCCGAAACGCCCGAAAACTGCTACCGCAACAGCGTGACGTGCATCAACACCACCTACAATCATAAGTGCTGGAACGATGGCTACCACATCAGCCACCACCTCAAGCCGGCCCTGCACTGGACCGACCACCCGCACCATTTCCGCCAAAACCTGGCACAATATGCCGAAAACGAGGCCATTGTGTTCGATGGCATCCATTTTCTGCACATTTTCTTCTACCTCATGGCCAAGCGCTACGACTTGCTGGCCCGTCACTTCGTGCTGCTCGACGGCACGCAGCGCACCGAAACCCAGGTGACGGACCTCCTGCGCAGCCGTACCCAGCGCATCAGCCGCGCGGTGCTCGTGCCGCAGTTGGCGTAG